Below is a window of Malus domestica chromosome 13, GDT2T_hap1 DNA.
AAGTCAATTCTAGCTCAAGTTCAAACACTAAATATCACACAGCAGTGTATTCTTGATTGATTGTAAATGGTCAATGCTATTggtaactgatttttttttttttacctctcTTGCAATTTCAGCTGTCACCGCTGTTTAACATTCCCAAGTCACACCTCCAGTGTTTCGGTGAATCAGTGTACTGCGTTGGTATTGATTTGTTAGGAAGGTGCAACAGAGCCGAAACCCCTCATGACAGGTTCTCAGCTGTTGTATCTTGGAGCATTTCTACTTTGCGTCCTATGATCTTCGGAATTGCTCCTTACAACCCCATTCTTGGAGAAACCCATCATGTTACAAGGGGGAACCTCAATGTTCTACTTGAGCAGGTGCTTGTATTTATTATTCTGCTGAGCTTTTCTCCGATTGATGCTGCCATGATGGCCCAGCTTGAACTAAATGTCACTAACTACCTTGCTGAGTGGCGAGTTTGTGGATCTATATGCATATATTGACTAACGTTATAGCTTTTTTTGGTTGCATGCTTGCAGGTTTCACATCATCCACCAGTTACCGCTCTTCATGCAACCGATGAAAAAGAAAACCTTGAAATGATCTGGTGTCAACATCCTACTCCCAAATTCTATGGTACTCTCTTCTTCGTAAAAATCATAGTGATCATTAATATAAAAGAAGCAATCCTAATCGGGTTTCAAGTTTCAAGTGTCATgtgagaatatacatattacCGACTATTTGTGACATATAATACAGTTATGTTGCTGCTGCTGATCTTAtatcttccttttcctttcttaTACTCTTTGAAAATGTGCTTCTCTTGCGTTGAATGCACATTTTAGATGGAAGTGCTATTCGAGCTACTTTGCGAATCATTCTTAGGTACATTACAGAGGATATGATTTTAGTTTCTATCTTAAACCAGAGATCAGTCTGCAAGGGTTCTTTTATCTTGTCCCTTGacatgttatttttcttttgttatctGGTAAACTCCTTAAGATATTACCCGTACGAGGATGTGTTTATATTCTCAGGTCACGCTAATCTTTTACTTTATACTTGTTGGAAGCTCAAAAACCGTTTAATAGTATTCATCTTGTCAAGAACTGTGGACTCATACAATGATAAAGAAAATTTCAGTCTCATCTGAACTTTGCTGCTGTTTATGTTAATTGactttttaagtattttttcaaatattgtgTTGTGTTTAAATGTCATATTGATCCTTATGGAGAACCATGATGCAGGTACTTCAGTGGAAACGGAGGTGCATGGAAAACGTCAGTTGAAGCTCCTGAATCACAGAGAAACTTATGAAATGAACTCACCAAAACTCTTAATAAAGTTCCTCCCATTGCCTTGGGTTGATTGGGTTGGTGAAAATAGAATCCGGTGTCATGAGACGGGCCTTGAAGCTGAGTTATATTATGGAAGCAATTCATGGATTAGGGGAAATCCTAGAACAATTAAGGGAAAGATCTTTGACTCAACAACATTCGAGCTTCTTTATGAGATACATGGTCAGTGGGATAGGTAATTCAAGGCTTCATTCTTCTTTCCAAGTGCCGCTATGTAATCTGCATACAGATCGAAAACAGTGGTTTGATtgcatatatatacaaaaatcaataaataaataaaattaaccaaCACAGACTACTTTGAAGTTACACCTTGAAAGTTTACGTAACAGTCTTTAACCTTGTCTACTAAATATACTTATGCTTAGCCTTGAAAAACTATACTGACATTTGTTAACACATCCATATCTGTCTAGCTGTAATTCTGGATATTTGATTTCAATGCAGAACTGTCAAAATGAAGGACGTTAGGAGCGGGAAAGAAACCGTTATATACAATGCAAAAGAAGCCATTTCGGGACTGAAAGCTCCGATTGTTACCGATTTGAAGGTACCTAATTCTGCCTCTCTATCTCTGAACTCTTTAGCTTGGATTGCATTAAGTCAATGTGCCCTACAAAATATGCAGACTGATTGCTCTTCATCCGTTCAAAGTCTTTGCCTTTTTATGTGagaaatttgtttttgtttctttgaatcTTTTTATCTTCGAAGTCTTTGCCTTACCACATATGAGGTTGTGGAGAGTTGTCCTACATCGGAATATTACGGAAAGCATAGACTTATAGGTTTCGTTTGTTAGACATTGACTTGGA
It encodes the following:
- the LOC103414805 gene encoding oxysterol-binding protein-related protein 4C-like, with the translated sequence MVKEEDNSRVIFLTKPLSLEGDSDVDYRAPNLLKRVLSLFKNARPGSDLTRFQLSPLFNIPKSHLQCFGESVYCVGIDLLGRCNRAETPHDRFSAVVSWSISTLRPMIFGIAPYNPILGETHHVTRGNLNVLLEQVSHHPPVTALHATDEKENLEMIWCQHPTPKFYGTSVETEVHGKRQLKLLNHRETYEMNSPKLLIKFLPLPWVDWVGENRIRCHETGLEAELYYGSNSWIRGNPRTIKGKIFDSTTFELLYEIHGQWDRTVKMKDVRSGKETVIYNAKEAISGLKAPIVTDLKGVWPSESAVIWGVLSQAILGKDWNKAREAKKVVEEKQRELLREREAKGETWVPNHFSVAHSKEGGGWDCAPIQQWVPPAPISVPL